A window of Cryptomeria japonica chromosome 3, Sugi_1.0, whole genome shotgun sequence contains these coding sequences:
- the LOC131045369 gene encoding formin-like protein 8, which yields MESYHYCCRGNPYPNSRYIVLFVIVLVGSSDALGGLHGSRRIEEERKPRRVLHEPLFPIVQPAVPVPAPAPLSNKGGGIEPPPVTNQPFFPLVPSLSPPSPPDPSSSSGSTSIPADPNGRQSGNVSSSGSGSKSKRSKNIVIAFVVTLSAIAALGVLLFYLHRKRGKDPWATSNIYLDETPLREPNGAGNLRFFQSPSPVTTKLAVNGSGSDVFYLGTMEPFANGRSSKPERDRDTHVHSIRDSNTPIPTHKMEDGNIPSYTHKDKQNENENRFADDKDDDSEEDKKTALNSKFRMSNGADVDVVERFHRRSPEIHPLPPLARRPPRSGVCSDSSDEESFYSPRCPSTTSSRSNNDSPRQSVCKRLFSSSPPLQQQPSIVSLKSESTSTHSYPSSSATSSAASTPSPLETSPPSPPITPTVLPPPIRSHLHSHSPPQHYPRHIPPSPNFETHPPITPPPPTHNQFKTPPPPPPLPPPFFQPTRPLISPSAKQKPDQQSWVRPPAKKKTGSSLSSPSLTKEKSNPLLSPTSRDSRSSPLGHVGEKPNRVLPASPPSSVSPPSSKNSYSPLPPLPTRPPPPFLSSSRSGRQSQLPQPSSKSPPPPPPLPTQNKSSPPESHPPLSSRPVVRPNSALYSSRTGQSLHPIAPTSGHSLSENAAEHQNVAGTDGTPRPKLKPLHWDKVRASPDRAMVWDQLKSGSFKLNEEMFETLFVYNTPTPVKAEGTRGLGSTPPSQNQRILESKKSQNIAILLRALSVTKEEVCDALLEGTSDSLGTELLETLVKMAPSKEEEIRLKEYNGDISKLGPAERFLRALLDIPFAFKRVDGMLYRANFKEEISQIRKSYVTLEAACEEIRSSRLFLKLLEAVLKTGNRMNVGTIRGDAQAFKLDTLLKLVDVKGTDGKTTLLHFVVQEIIKAEGARVASTGEQPVNNSASDIVNDKLHTLGTEVKSQNGNEEDYKKLGLQVVAGLSTEMGNVKKAAGIDSDVLSNSVSKLAIGLGKLREILQIDVTRQTRDGKVDGSSNQGNFYKSMESFLQQAEEDISQIKDEEKRAFSRVKEITEYFHGDAAKEEAHPLRFFVVVRDFLSVLDQVCREIGRIQTKNIQSSVRPPSISVNMFPHPLPRGFYERRLDSSDDESLSP from the exons ATGGAGAGTTATCATTACTGCTGCAGAGGAAACCCTTATCCCAACTCAAGATACATTGTGCTATTTGTCATTGTGCTGGTGGGTTCATCGGATGCTTTAGGGGGATTACATGGATCCAGGAGAATTGAGGAAGAGAGAAAGCCTAGAAGGGTTTTGCATGAGCCTCTGTTTCCAATTGTGCAGCCGGCTGTTCCAGTCCCTGCTCCTGCGCCATTGTCTAATAAAGGTGGTGGGATAGAGCCTCCTCCAGTCACAAACCAGCCCTTTTTCCCCCTGGTGCCCTCGTTGTCGCCGCCATCGCCCCCGGATCCGTCTTCCAGCAGCGGTAGTACCAGCATTCCGGCTGATCCTAATGGGCGACAATCTGGTAATGTTAGTAGTAGTGGTAGTGGTAGTAAAAGTAAAAGGTCAAAGAATATCGTGATTGCGTTTGTAGTGACTTTGAGTGCAATCGCTGCGCTTGGTGTATTGCTGTTTTACTTGCATCGTAAGAGGGGTAAGGATCCATGGGCGACATCCAATATATATTTGGATGAAACCCCACTCAGGGAGCCAAACGGGGCTGGGAATTTGAGGTTTTTTCAGTCCCCTAGCCCTGTTACAACTAAATTGGCTGTCAATGGCAGCGGATCGGATGTTTTCTACTTGGGAACCATGGAGCCGTTTGCAAATGGCAGGAGTTCCAAGccagaaagagatagagataccCATGTTCATTCTATAAGGGATAGTAATACACCTATCCCTACCCATAAGATGGAAGATGGTAACATCCCCTCTTACACCCACAAGGATAAGCAGAATGAGAATGAGAATCGATTTGCTGATGACAAGGATGATGATTCTGAGGAGGATAAGAAGACTGCGCTGAATTCTAAGTTCAGAATGTCAAATGGCGCTGATGTTGATGTGGTGGAGAGGTTTCACAGACGGAGTCCTGAAATTCATCCACTTCCACCTCTGGCAAGGAGACCTCCCCGTTCCGGTGTGTGCAGCGATTCTTCTGATGAGGAGTCCTTTTATTCACCTCGGTGTCCTTCAACAACTTCATCGCGAAGCAACAATGACAGTCCTCGGCAATCGGTATGCAAGAGgttgttttcttcttctcctccgctGCAACAGCAGCCTTCTATAGTGTCTTTGAAATCAGAGTCTACCTCTACACATTCCTATCCTTCGTCATCTGCAACTTCTTCTGCAGCGTCGACTCCTTCTCCATTGGAGACTAGTCCTCCCTCTCCGCCCATTACCCCCACCGTTCTACCCCCTCCAATTCGGTCACATTTACATTCACATTCACCACCTCAACATTATCCTCGTCATATTCCCCCATCCCCGAATTTTGAAACCCATCCTCCCATTACTCCTCCTCCTCCTACACACAACCAATTCAAGACTCCTCCCCCACCCCCACCTCTACCTCCCCCATTTTTCCAGCCAACTCGGCCTCTAATCTCCCCATCTGCTAAACAAAAGCCTGATCAGCAATCATGGGTACGCCCACCAGCTAAGAAAAAGACTGGCTCATCATTATCATCTCCTTCACTCACCAAGGAAAAATCCAATCCACTTCTGTCACCCACTTCACGTGATTCCAGATCATCACCATTGGGACATGTTGGAGAAAAGCCCAACAGGGTATTACCAGCTTCTCCTCCATCCTCAGTTTCACCACCATCTAGCAAGAACTCATATTCACCACTCCCTCCCCTGCCAACACGTCCTCCTCCACCATTCTTGTCTTCTTCCAGATCAGGTAGGCAGTCACAACTTCCACAACCATCATCCAAGAGtccccctcctccacctcctctgcCTACTCAAAACAaatctagcccaccagaaagtcaTCCACCTTTGTCTTCACGACCTGTCGTCCGGCCAAATTCAGCATTATATTCGTCAAGAACTGGTCAATCTTTGCACCCTATTGCACCTACTTCTGGCCATTCACTCTCTGAAAATGCTGCCGAGCATCAGAATGTAGCAGGTACAGATGGGACACCGCGGCCTAAGCTGAAGCCTTTACATTGGGATAAAGTTCGAGCAAGTCCTGACCGTGCAATGGTCTGGGATCAACTAAAATCAGGATCCTTCAA ATTAAATGAAGAGATGTTTGAGACTCTCTTTGTTTACAATACCCCAACTCCGGTGAAAGCAGAAGGGACCAGAGGATTAGGTTCTACTCCTCCTTCTCAGAACCAACGTATTCTTGAGTCCAAAAAGTCCCAAAATATAGCAATACTTCTACGGGCACTGAGTGTAACTAAAGAGGAAGTCTGTGATGCACTACTGGAAG GGACATCTGACAGTCTAGGTACAGAGCTCTTGGAGACTCTAGTCAAGATGGCACcatcaaaagaagaagaaattagattGAAAGAGTATAATGGAGATATTTCCAAACTTGGACCAGCAGAACGGTTTCTCAGGGCATTGTTAGATATTCCCTTTGCCTTCAAACGAGTTGATGGCATGCTGTACCGGGCTAATTTTAAAGAGGAAATTAGTCAAATAAGAAAATCCTACGTGACTTTAgag GCAGCATGTGAAGAAATAAGATCAAGTCGTCTGTTCCTTAAGTTGTTGGAAGCTGTTCTAAAGACAGGTAATCGGATGAATGTTGGTACCATTCGTGGGGATGCTCAAGCTTTTAAGCTTGACACTCTTCTCAAACTAGTTGATGTCAAAGGTACAGATGGGAAGACAACGTTATTGCATTTTGTTGTCCAGGAGATAATAAAAGCTGAAGGTGCACGTGTTGCAAGTACGGGTGAACAGCCTGTAAACAATTCTGCATCTGATATTGTAAATGATAAATTGCACACTCTGGGTACAGAAGTCAAGAGTCAGAATGGTAATGAAGAAGATTACAAAAAACTTGGGTTGCAGGTTGTTGCTGGCTTGAGCACTGAAATGGGCAATGTAAAGAAGGCAGCAGGAATAGACTCAGATGTCTTGTCCAATTCTGTGTCAAAGCTTGCAATTGGTTTAGGGAAGTTAAGAGAGATTTTGCAAATAGATGTTACAAGACAAACAAGGGATGGGAAAGTAGATGGGAGTTCTAATCAAGGAAACTTCTATAAATCCATGGAATCTTTTTTGCAACAAGCTGAGGAGGATATATCTCaaataaaagatgaagaaaagagagCCTTCTCTCGTGTGAAGGAAATAACAGAATATTTTCATGGGGATGCAGCCAAGGAAGAAGCACATCCTCTCAGATTTTTTGTAGTCGTAAGGGACTTCCTAAGTGTGCTGGACCAAGTATGTAGAGAAATTGGCAGAATACAGACCAAAAATATTCAAAGCTCTGTTCGGCCTCCCTCAATTTCAGTTAATATGTTtcctcatcctcttccaagaggctTTTATGAAAGAAGGCTTGATAGTTCTGATGATGAAAGCTTATCTCCGTAA